The following are from one region of the Acomys russatus chromosome 32, mAcoRus1.1, whole genome shotgun sequence genome:
- the Cdv3 gene encoding protein CDV3 homolog isoform X4, giving the protein MAETEERSLDNFFAKRDKKKKKERSSRAANAASGAGGSSLAAGARPGDGGSSGSGARSGDGGSSGSGARSGDGGSSGSGARSGDGGISRPGDGGSAGPAGKAVTKDEDEWKEFEQKEVDYSGLRVQAMQISEKEDDDNEKREDPGDSWEEGGAGSGGEKSSGPWNKTAPAQAPPTPVLVTETPEPAMPSGVYRPPGARLTTTRKTPQGPPEIYSDTQFPSLQSTAKHVESRKYLK; this is encoded by the exons ATGGCCGAGACCGAGGAGCGGAGCCTGGATAACTTCTTCGCCAAGagggacaagaagaagaagaaggagcggAGCAGTCGGGCGGCCAACGCGGCGAGCGGCGCGGGCGGGAGCAGCTTGGCGGCGGGTGCCAGGCCCGGCGACGGCGGGAGCTCGGGCTCCGGTGCCAGGTCGGGCGACGGCGGGAGCTCTGGTTCCGGTGCCAGGTCGGGCGACGGCGGGAGCTCGGGCTCTGGTGCCAGGTCGGGCGACGGCGGAATCTCGAGGCCGGGAGACGGCGGGAGCGCGGGACCCGCCGGCAAGGCCGTAACGAAG GATGAAGATGAGTGGAAAGAATTTGAGCAAAAAGAGGTTGATTACAGCGGACTAAGAGTTCAGGCAATGCAAATAAG TGAAAAGGAAGACGATGataatgaaaagagagaagatCCGGGCGACAGCTGGGAGGAAGGTGGAGCTGGCAGTGGAGGAGAAAAGTCTTCAGGCCCCTGGAACAAAACAGCCCCGGCACAAGCACCTCCCACTCCAGTCCTAG TTACAGAAACCCCGGAGCCGGCAATGCCTAGTGGTGTATACAGGCCTCCTGGGGCAAGGCTAACCACGACAAGGAAAACGCCACAAGGTCCACCAGAAATATACAGCGACACACAGTTCCCATCCCTGCAGTCCACTGCCAAGCATGTAGAGAGCCGGAA GTACTTAAAATGA
- the Cdv3 gene encoding protein CDV3 homolog isoform X3, whose amino-acid sequence MAETEERSLDNFFAKRDKKKKKERSSRAANAASGAGGSSLAAGARPGDGGSSGSGARSGDGGSSGSGARSGDGGSSGSGARSGDGGISRPGDGGSAGPAGKAVTKDEDEWKEFEQKEVDYSGLRVQAMQISEKEDDDNEKREDPGDSWEEGGAGSGGEKSSGPWNKTAPAQAPPTPVLVTETPEPAMPSGVYRPPGARLTTTRKTPQGPPEIYSDTQFPSLQSTAKHVESRNRYLK is encoded by the exons ATGGCCGAGACCGAGGAGCGGAGCCTGGATAACTTCTTCGCCAAGagggacaagaagaagaagaaggagcggAGCAGTCGGGCGGCCAACGCGGCGAGCGGCGCGGGCGGGAGCAGCTTGGCGGCGGGTGCCAGGCCCGGCGACGGCGGGAGCTCGGGCTCCGGTGCCAGGTCGGGCGACGGCGGGAGCTCTGGTTCCGGTGCCAGGTCGGGCGACGGCGGGAGCTCGGGCTCTGGTGCCAGGTCGGGCGACGGCGGAATCTCGAGGCCGGGAGACGGCGGGAGCGCGGGACCCGCCGGCAAGGCCGTAACGAAG GATGAAGATGAGTGGAAAGAATTTGAGCAAAAAGAGGTTGATTACAGCGGACTAAGAGTTCAGGCAATGCAAATAAG TGAAAAGGAAGACGATGataatgaaaagagagaagatCCGGGCGACAGCTGGGAGGAAGGTGGAGCTGGCAGTGGAGGAGAAAAGTCTTCAGGCCCCTGGAACAAAACAGCCCCGGCACAAGCACCTCCCACTCCAGTCCTAG TTACAGAAACCCCGGAGCCGGCAATGCCTAGTGGTGTATACAGGCCTCCTGGGGCAAGGCTAACCACGACAAGGAAAACGCCACAAGGTCCACCAGAAATATACAGCGACACACAGTTCCCATCCCTGCAGTCCACTGCCAAGCATGTAGAGAGCCGGAA CAGGTACTTAAAATGA
- the Cdv3 gene encoding protein CDV3 homolog isoform X2, translating to MAETEERSLDNFFAKRDKKKKKERSSRAANAASGAGGSSLAAGARPGDGGSSGSGARSGDGGSSGSGARSGDGGISRPGDGGSAGPAGKAVTKDEDEWKEFEQKEVDYSGLRVQAMQISEKEDDDNEKREDPGDSWEEGGAGSGGEKSSGPWNKTAPAQAPPTPVLVTETPEPAMPSGVYRPPGARLTTTRKTPQGPPEIYSDTQFPSLQSTAKHVESRKDKEMEKSFEVVRHKNRGREEVSKNQALKLQLDNQYAVLENQKYSHTQYS from the exons ATGGCCGAGACCGAGGAGCGGAGCCTGGATAACTTCTTCGCCAAGagggacaagaagaagaagaaggagcggAGCAGTCGGGCGGCCAACGCGGCGAGCGGCGCGGGCGGGAGCAGCTTGGCGGCGGGTGCCAGGCCCGGCGACGGCGGGAGCTCGGGCTCCGGTGCCAG GTCGGGCGACGGCGGGAGCTCGGGCTCTGGTGCCAGGTCGGGCGACGGCGGAATCTCGAGGCCGGGAGACGGCGGGAGCGCGGGACCCGCCGGCAAGGCCGTAACGAAG GATGAAGATGAGTGGAAAGAATTTGAGCAAAAAGAGGTTGATTACAGCGGACTAAGAGTTCAGGCAATGCAAATAAG TGAAAAGGAAGACGATGataatgaaaagagagaagatCCGGGCGACAGCTGGGAGGAAGGTGGAGCTGGCAGTGGAGGAGAAAAGTCTTCAGGCCCCTGGAACAAAACAGCCCCGGCACAAGCACCTCCCACTCCAGTCCTAG TTACAGAAACCCCGGAGCCGGCAATGCCTAGTGGTGTATACAGGCCTCCTGGGGCAAGGCTAACCACGACAAGGAAAACGCCACAAGGTCCACCAGAAATATACAGCGACACACAGTTCCCATCCCTGCAGTCCACTGCCAAGCATGTAGAGAGCCGGAA GGataaagaaatggagaagagCTTTGAAGTAGTAAGACACAAAAATAGAGGTAGGGAGGAGGTTTCAAAAAACCAGGCCCTTAAACTTCAGCTAGACAACCAGTATGCTGTGCTTGAAAATCAGAAGTACAGCCACACACAGTACAGTTAA
- the Cdv3 gene encoding protein CDV3 homolog isoform X1, whose amino-acid sequence MAETEERSLDNFFAKRDKKKKKERSSRAANAASGAGGSSLAAGARPGDGGSSGSGARSGDGGSSGSGARSGDGGSSGSGARSGDGGISRPGDGGSAGPAGKAVTKDEDEWKEFEQKEVDYSGLRVQAMQISEKEDDDNEKREDPGDSWEEGGAGSGGEKSSGPWNKTAPAQAPPTPVLVTETPEPAMPSGVYRPPGARLTTTRKTPQGPPEIYSDTQFPSLQSTAKHVESRKDKEMEKSFEVVRHKNRGREEVSKNQALKLQLDNQYAVLENQKYSHTQYS is encoded by the exons ATGGCCGAGACCGAGGAGCGGAGCCTGGATAACTTCTTCGCCAAGagggacaagaagaagaagaaggagcggAGCAGTCGGGCGGCCAACGCGGCGAGCGGCGCGGGCGGGAGCAGCTTGGCGGCGGGTGCCAGGCCCGGCGACGGCGGGAGCTCGGGCTCCGGTGCCAGGTCGGGCGACGGCGGGAGCTCTGGTTCCGGTGCCAGGTCGGGCGACGGCGGGAGCTCGGGCTCTGGTGCCAGGTCGGGCGACGGCGGAATCTCGAGGCCGGGAGACGGCGGGAGCGCGGGACCCGCCGGCAAGGCCGTAACGAAG GATGAAGATGAGTGGAAAGAATTTGAGCAAAAAGAGGTTGATTACAGCGGACTAAGAGTTCAGGCAATGCAAATAAG TGAAAAGGAAGACGATGataatgaaaagagagaagatCCGGGCGACAGCTGGGAGGAAGGTGGAGCTGGCAGTGGAGGAGAAAAGTCTTCAGGCCCCTGGAACAAAACAGCCCCGGCACAAGCACCTCCCACTCCAGTCCTAG TTACAGAAACCCCGGAGCCGGCAATGCCTAGTGGTGTATACAGGCCTCCTGGGGCAAGGCTAACCACGACAAGGAAAACGCCACAAGGTCCACCAGAAATATACAGCGACACACAGTTCCCATCCCTGCAGTCCACTGCCAAGCATGTAGAGAGCCGGAA GGataaagaaatggagaagagCTTTGAAGTAGTAAGACACAAAAATAGAGGTAGGGAGGAGGTTTCAAAAAACCAGGCCCTTAAACTTCAGCTAGACAACCAGTATGCTGTGCTTGAAAATCAGAAGTACAGCCACACACAGTACAGTTAA